The following coding sequences are from one Shewanella eurypsychrophilus window:
- a CDS encoding YceH family protein, with product MNLSLHEARIIGCLLEKEVTTPEQYPLSLNSLTLACNQKSSREPVLAMSESDTQIAIDSLMKLRFVTDQSGFGSRVIKYKHRFCNTEFSDLQFSKAQFAVICLLLLRGPQTPGELKSRSGRLYPFADVSEVDKTLASLAQAEPPLVKQLAREPGRRDSRFIGLFSDQAHETSSAPVSIPLVASNVTQQENQDLTARVTKLEQEVAQLKEALHDLLN from the coding sequence ATGAACCTATCACTCCACGAAGCAAGAATTATTGGTTGTCTTCTTGAAAAAGAAGTCACCACACCGGAACAATATCCATTGTCGCTTAACTCACTCACCTTGGCTTGTAATCAGAAATCGAGCCGAGAGCCAGTACTCGCTATGTCTGAGTCTGACACTCAAATAGCCATAGATTCTTTAATGAAACTCAGGTTTGTCACAGACCAATCAGGCTTTGGTTCCAGAGTCATTAAATATAAACATAGATTTTGTAATACTGAATTTAGCGATCTTCAGTTTAGTAAAGCCCAATTCGCTGTAATATGTTTATTGCTGCTTCGAGGCCCACAGACACCTGGCGAACTAAAGAGCAGAAGTGGCCGCTTATATCCGTTCGCTGATGTAAGTGAGGTCGACAAGACATTAGCTTCTTTAGCTCAAGCTGAGCCCCCTCTTGTAAAACAGCTTGCCAGGGAGCCAGGAAGAAGGGATTCTCGTTTTATCGGATTATTTTCAGATCAGGCCCATGAAACAAGCTCTGCACCAGTGTCGATACCTCTTGTTGCTAGCAATGTAACTCAACAAGAAAATCAAGATTTAACCGCTCGAGTGACCAAGCTTGAGCAAGAAGTTGCCCAATTAAAAGAGGCACTACACGATTTACTCAATTAA
- a CDS encoding S1 RNA-binding domain-containing protein, producing the protein MIQIGKTCTLEVVKLVDFGVYLNAQELGQVLLPRKVAPKECNIGDQVDVFLYLDSEDVVIATTKKPLAQVGQFAYLQAVATGPYGAFLDWGLDKDLLLPFGEQHREIEEGRSYLVYIYTSNVDERIVASSKVDKFLDRIPPPYDKDEAVNLIIGGTTDLGYKAIINHSHWGVIYKNEVFRTLSFGQKVKGFIKQVRSDDKIDLILQQGIQQEFDKHSTTIMFKLKQANGFLPLNDKTDADTIYAKLSMSKKAFKKSIGGLYKSKQITIDTDGIRIVED; encoded by the coding sequence ATGATACAAATAGGCAAAACCTGCACCCTTGAAGTCGTAAAGTTAGTCGACTTCGGTGTTTATCTCAATGCACAAGAGCTTGGTCAAGTATTACTACCGAGAAAAGTGGCACCTAAAGAGTGCAATATCGGCGATCAGGTCGACGTGTTTCTCTATCTCGACTCTGAAGATGTCGTGATTGCGACCACTAAGAAGCCATTGGCTCAAGTGGGGCAATTTGCCTATCTCCAGGCTGTTGCGACAGGGCCTTATGGTGCCTTTTTAGATTGGGGACTAGACAAAGATCTACTGTTACCCTTCGGTGAGCAACACAGAGAAATTGAAGAGGGTCGTTCATACCTCGTTTACATCTATACCAGCAATGTCGATGAGCGGATCGTAGCTTCATCAAAAGTGGATAAGTTCCTCGACAGAATACCACCACCTTACGATAAGGATGAAGCGGTCAACCTTATCATCGGCGGTACGACTGATTTAGGCTATAAAGCCATAATCAATCACAGTCACTGGGGTGTTATCTACAAAAACGAAGTATTTCGTACCTTAAGTTTCGGTCAGAAGGTCAAAGGGTTTATTAAGCAGGTTCGCAGTGATGATAAGATTGATCTGATCTTACAACAAGGCATCCAGCAAGAGTTTGATAAACATTCTACGACTATCATGTTTAAGCTAAAGCAAGCTAATGGCTTCTTACCTTTAAATGATAAAACTGACGCTGATACCATTTATGCCAAGCTGTCTATGAGCAAGAAAGCCTTTAAAAAGAGCATAGGTGGACTCTACAAGAGTAAACAGATCACCATAGATACTGATGGAATTAGAATCGTAGAGGATTAG
- the speA gene encoding biosynthetic arginine decarboxylase, which produces MSDWSINDARTGYNVNYWSQGLYGISDAGEVTVSPDQSNPQFSIGLNELAKGMVKSGVALPVLIRFPQILHHRVNSLCHAFNQAIQKYQYESDYLLVYPIKVNQQQTVVEEILASQKSKEVPQLGLEAGSKPELMAVLAMAQKASSVIICNGYKDVEYIRLALIGEKLGHKVYIVLEKLSELKTILQEAKNLGVTPRLGLRVRLAFQGKGKWQASGGEKSKFGLSAAQVLTVIDSLKNDDMLDSLQLLHFHLGSQIANIRDIRQGVSEAGRFYCELQKLGTNVKCFDVGGGLAVDYDGTRSQSSNSMNYGLTEYANNIVSVLTDICNEYEQPMPRIISESGRYLTAHHAVLISDVIGTETYKAEVIQAPDEAAPQLLHNMWQSWVEVSGRADQRALIEIYHDCQSDLTEVHSLFALGQLSLSERAWAEQVNLRVCHELQGVMSSKYRFHRPIIDELNEKLADKFFVNFSLFQSLPDAWGIDQVFPVMPLSGLDKAPERRAVILDITCDSDGTIDQYVDGQGIETTLPVPTWSAESPYLIGFFLVGAYQEILGDMHNLFGDTNSAVVRVDENGLTNIESVLAGDTVADVLRYVNLDAVSFMRTYEELVNMHIEESERANILEELQLGLKGYTYLEDFT; this is translated from the coding sequence ATGAGTGATTGGTCTATTAATGATGCCCGCACAGGGTATAACGTTAATTACTGGAGTCAGGGACTCTATGGGATAAGTGATGCTGGAGAAGTGACAGTTTCTCCGGATCAATCTAACCCACAATTTAGTATAGGTTTAAATGAATTAGCGAAAGGCATGGTCAAATCAGGAGTTGCTTTACCTGTGCTGATCAGATTTCCGCAGATTTTACACCATAGAGTCAATAGTCTCTGTCATGCGTTTAATCAGGCGATTCAAAAATACCAATATGAATCTGACTATCTGCTGGTATATCCAATCAAAGTGAATCAGCAGCAAACCGTAGTCGAAGAGATCCTCGCAAGCCAGAAATCTAAAGAGGTTCCTCAATTAGGACTCGAAGCAGGCAGTAAACCTGAGTTAATGGCTGTATTAGCTATGGCTCAAAAAGCCAGTTCTGTCATTATCTGTAACGGTTATAAGGATGTTGAATATATCCGGTTGGCACTGATAGGAGAGAAATTAGGTCACAAGGTTTATATCGTACTCGAGAAACTGTCTGAGCTTAAAACCATACTCCAAGAAGCTAAAAATCTAGGCGTAACCCCTAGACTAGGTTTACGTGTACGTCTGGCATTTCAAGGGAAAGGTAAGTGGCAGGCCAGTGGTGGTGAGAAATCTAAATTTGGTCTATCAGCAGCTCAAGTGCTGACGGTTATAGATTCACTTAAAAATGATGATATGTTGGATTCGTTGCAGTTATTGCATTTCCATCTAGGTTCGCAAATTGCCAATATCAGGGATATTCGTCAAGGAGTCAGCGAAGCTGGCCGTTTCTATTGTGAACTGCAAAAACTTGGTACCAATGTAAAATGTTTTGACGTTGGCGGCGGATTAGCAGTCGATTATGATGGTACCCGCAGTCAAAGCAGTAATTCAATGAATTATGGTTTAACTGAGTATGCCAACAATATTGTGAGTGTATTAACTGATATTTGTAATGAATATGAGCAGCCTATGCCGCGGATCATATCTGAATCTGGACGATATTTAACGGCTCATCATGCCGTGCTAATCTCTGATGTGATAGGTACGGAAACCTATAAGGCCGAAGTTATTCAAGCTCCCGATGAAGCTGCACCGCAACTGTTACATAATATGTGGCAATCTTGGGTAGAGGTGAGTGGTCGTGCAGATCAACGCGCTTTGATTGAAATTTATCATGACTGTCAAAGCGACCTCACTGAGGTGCATTCTCTGTTTGCTTTAGGTCAGTTATCTCTTTCAGAGCGTGCATGGGCTGAGCAAGTAAACCTTCGAGTCTGTCATGAACTACAAGGTGTAATGAGCAGTAAATATCGTTTTCATCGTCCTATTATCGATGAACTCAACGAAAAGTTAGCCGATAAGTTTTTTGTTAACTTCTCTCTGTTCCAATCTTTGCCTGATGCTTGGGGAATCGATCAGGTGTTTCCTGTGATGCCACTATCAGGACTCGACAAGGCCCCTGAACGTCGCGCCGTAATATTGGATATCACTTGTGATTCAGATGGCACTATCGATCAGTATGTTGACGGACAGGGCATTGAAACGACGTTGCCTGTACCAACCTGGAGTGCTGAAAGCCCTTATTTGATCGGTTTCTTCCTTGTGGGTGCTTATCAGGAAATATTAGGCGACATGCATAATCTATTTGGTGACACTAACTCGGCAGTGGTTAGAGTTGATGAGAATGGACTGACAAATATAGAGTCCGTGCTGGCTGGCGACACTGTGGCGGATGTGCTTAGGTATGTGAATTTAGATGCCGTTTCATTTATGCGAACCTATGAAGAGCTAGTTAACATGCACATTGAAGAATCTGAGCGGGCAAATATTTTAGAAGAATTGCAGCTTGGATTAAAAGGGTATACCTATTTAGAAGACTTTACTTAA
- a CDS encoding adenosylmethionine decarboxylase, translated as MVFEGSEKIIELGMKSGSSSLRLLPYDFWQSLVASAGAEIISHIGNDDCDAYLLSESSLFVWKDRIRMLTCGSTQLPNALVLFIDKLGIEAIEYSTYQRKNEYQLQIETRSFQQDLDQIKQSIAGKGYRIGHLDSHHHYLFISETNESFRPLATTEFLMYHLTGALAGYFRSAKQTKDEIRAALALSQLFNGFEFDDHLFSPFGYSLNGLKGDKYLTIHITPQEQSSYCSIETNLDHNVLTADLLHQFVKKLKPERCDLITFGSPLLETEWANDMSIHSCSITTEHGYDVHFKHIHQQHDLPFTEIL; from the coding sequence ATGGTGTTTGAAGGTTCTGAGAAGATTATCGAATTGGGTATGAAATCAGGCTCTTCTTCACTCAGGCTTTTGCCCTATGACTTTTGGCAGAGCTTAGTTGCCAGTGCGGGTGCAGAAATTATATCCCATATCGGTAATGATGATTGCGATGCTTATTTATTAAGTGAGTCCAGCTTATTTGTCTGGAAAGACCGGATTAGAATGCTAACCTGTGGCTCGACTCAGCTACCAAACGCATTAGTACTGTTTATTGATAAGTTGGGTATAGAGGCTATAGAATATTCGACTTACCAGAGAAAAAATGAGTATCAATTGCAGATTGAAACTCGGAGCTTTCAGCAAGATTTGGATCAGATAAAGCAATCGATCGCAGGTAAAGGTTATCGTATAGGGCATCTTGATAGCCATCATCATTATCTATTTATTTCTGAAACTAATGAATCGTTTAGGCCGCTGGCGACCACTGAATTTCTTATGTATCACTTAACAGGTGCATTGGCGGGGTATTTTCGCTCAGCAAAGCAAACCAAAGATGAGATAAGAGCTGCGTTGGCACTCAGTCAATTGTTTAACGGTTTTGAATTCGATGATCATCTTTTTAGTCCATTTGGGTATTCACTTAATGGCCTAAAAGGGGATAAGTATTTAACTATTCATATTACCCCTCAAGAGCAAAGCTCTTATTGTAGTATTGAAACTAATTTAGATCATAATGTGTTAACTGCTGATTTGTTACATCAATTTGTTAAAAAGCTAAAACCTGAGCGATGTGACTTAATTACTTTTGGTAGCCCACTATTAGAGACAGAGTGGGCTAATGACATGAGTATACATTCTTGCTCAATTACTACAGAACATGGCTACGATGTGCACTTTAAGCATATTCATCAGCAGCATGATCTTCCTTTTACGGAAATTTTATAA
- the speB gene encoding agmatinase: MTTMTDKPDYSLYSNAFGYLRQPLDFNPIASDADVVVLGLPFDMATTGRSGGRMGPGAIRQASINLAWEETRWPWDFKLCDTLKIVDAGDLVYDCGDSADFTQRVEDFATAILDAGKAMLSFGGDHFVTLPLLRAHYKKHGKMALLHFDAHTDTYSQGSKYDHGTMFFHAPKEGIISTEHSIQVGIRTEYDRETHEFQVIDAATANDMKAEDIVAQIKARVGDMPLYVTFDIDCLDPAFAPGTGTPVCGGLTSDKAMKILRGLRGMNIVGMDVVEVAPAYDSAEITALAGATLGLEMLHLWADKNKLTNN; the protein is encoded by the coding sequence ATGACCACCATGACAGATAAGCCAGATTATTCTTTGTATTCCAATGCATTTGGCTATTTGAGACAGCCTTTAGATTTCAACCCTATTGCATCAGATGCTGATGTAGTCGTGTTAGGCTTACCTTTTGATATGGCGACTACTGGCCGCTCTGGTGGCCGAATGGGACCGGGAGCGATAAGACAAGCATCGATTAACTTGGCTTGGGAAGAGACTCGTTGGCCATGGGATTTCAAATTGTGTGACACATTAAAAATTGTCGATGCTGGCGATCTCGTTTACGACTGTGGCGATTCTGCTGATTTCACTCAAAGAGTCGAAGACTTTGCTACAGCTATTCTTGATGCGGGCAAAGCTATGCTCAGTTTTGGTGGGGATCACTTTGTGACTCTCCCCCTGTTAAGAGCGCACTATAAAAAGCACGGCAAGATGGCCTTGCTTCACTTTGATGCTCATACAGACACTTACAGTCAGGGCAGCAAGTACGATCATGGCACTATGTTTTTTCATGCCCCCAAAGAAGGTATTATTTCGACCGAACACTCGATTCAGGTAGGGATTAGAACTGAGTATGATCGCGAAACACATGAGTTTCAGGTGATCGATGCCGCGACTGCCAATGATATGAAGGCTGAAGATATTGTTGCACAAATTAAAGCCCGAGTTGGCGATATGCCCTTGTACGTGACATTCGATATCGATTGTTTAGACCCAGCCTTCGCTCCTGGCACAGGAACGCCAGTTTGTGGCGGTTTAACCAGTGATAAAGCAATGAAAATATTGCGCGGCCTTCGTGGAATGAATATCGTCGGCATGGATGTGGTTGAAGTTGCACCAGCCTATGATTCTGCTGAGATCACAGCGCTCGCAGGTGCGACATTAGGCCTCGAAATGCTGCATTTATGGGCCGATAAAAACAAATTAACGAATAACTAA
- the pdxH gene encoding pyridoxamine 5'-phosphate oxidase: MSKLSDIRREYTLGGLHRDELPEDPMVLFSKWMEQARDSEQLSDPTAMSVATVDADGQPFQRIVLLKRFDTNGFVFFTNLESRKSQHIAVNSKVSLLFPWHSLERQVAITGEAQSLSTAEVMKYFITRPKESQIAAWVSKQSSKISARQALESKYAEMKAKFSKGEVPLPKFWGGYVVKPTSIEFWQGGERRLHDRFIYSKEQGNWDIDRLAP, translated from the coding sequence ATGTCAAAACTGAGTGATATCAGGCGCGAGTATACCTTAGGCGGACTTCATAGAGATGAGCTTCCTGAAGACCCTATGGTGTTATTTTCTAAGTGGATGGAACAAGCCCGTGACAGTGAGCAGTTAAGTGATCCAACGGCCATGTCTGTTGCTACTGTTGATGCCGACGGACAGCCATTTCAAAGAATCGTACTCTTGAAGCGATTTGATACCAATGGCTTTGTATTTTTTACTAATTTAGAAAGCAGGAAATCACAGCACATCGCTGTAAACTCCAAAGTGAGTCTGTTGTTTCCTTGGCACTCTTTAGAGCGGCAAGTCGCCATTACTGGTGAAGCTCAAAGTTTGTCGACAGCAGAAGTCATGAAATATTTTATCACTCGACCAAAAGAGAGCCAGATAGCGGCTTGGGTTTCTAAGCAGTCGAGTAAGATATCCGCAAGACAAGCATTAGAGAGCAAGTATGCTGAGATGAAGGCTAAATTCAGTAAAGGAGAGGTGCCATTACCTAAGTTTTGGGGCGGCTATGTGGTAAAGCCTACAAGTATAGAGTTCTGGCAAGGTGGCGAACGTCGCTTACACGATCGATTTATTTACTCAAAAGAGCAAGGTAATTGGGATATTGATCGCTTAGCACCTTAA
- a CDS encoding YceI family protein: protein MNKLIIGMLLCAIGATASATPWIVDSKNSNVNFISTKKVNVAEVHSFNSFSGKMDDSGKFILTIELASVWTNIEIRDTRMKELLFEVGMYPTLSLSSSIDLAKVAAIPIGGTSVMDVSAELEMHGTKQTMPITVTVAKLSEKQLLVVSTQAIIVNAANFGLSAGIEKLREIAGLTSISQSVPVTFVLNLSQ from the coding sequence ATGAATAAGCTAATAATAGGGATGTTACTGTGTGCTATTGGGGCGACAGCATCAGCCACTCCCTGGATTGTAGACAGTAAAAATTCGAATGTGAATTTTATCTCTACTAAAAAAGTGAATGTTGCAGAAGTACATAGTTTCAACAGCTTTTCTGGAAAGATGGATGATAGCGGCAAATTTATACTGACCATTGAGCTGGCTAGCGTGTGGACGAATATAGAGATCCGAGATACTCGAATGAAGGAGCTGTTGTTCGAAGTGGGCATGTATCCTACGCTGTCTTTAAGTTCAAGTATCGATCTTGCTAAGGTCGCGGCTATCCCTATTGGCGGTACAAGTGTCATGGATGTATCCGCAGAGTTAGAAATGCATGGTACAAAACAAACTATGCCAATCACAGTGACTGTGGCGAAACTTTCCGAGAAGCAACTTTTGGTTGTCAGTACACAAGCTATTATTGTTAATGCTGCAAATTTTGGCTTGTCGGCAGGTATTGAAAAATTAAGAGAAATTGCTGGATTGACTTCTATCAGTCAGTCAGTACCTGTCACTTTCGTACTAAACTTGAGCCAGTAA
- a CDS encoding DUF3802 family protein: MVTDKDGYMHLIQYLTEHLGLFESKDAVSIVDDTVMELFEEQLSAQIIMVCGQNPSLSFAQRNTVIREIDAIVYDLEEILANVANRNATPAQTLFITEFSSLIKNLFDQEIAKMIDA; the protein is encoded by the coding sequence ATGGTTACAGATAAAGACGGTTATATGCATCTCATTCAGTATCTCACTGAACATTTGGGTCTGTTTGAGTCGAAAGATGCTGTTTCGATTGTAGATGATACTGTGATGGAGCTATTTGAAGAGCAGTTATCGGCGCAGATTATCATGGTATGTGGTCAAAACCCTTCACTGAGCTTCGCCCAGAGAAATACAGTGATCCGTGAAATCGATGCCATCGTCTATGATCTGGAAGAGATTCTAGCTAATGTAGCCAATCGAAACGCAACGCCAGCACAAACTCTGTTTATTACCGAATTTTCAAGTTTAATAAAAAATCTATTCGATCAAGAAATCGCTAAAATGATCGATGCTTAG
- a CDS encoding STAS/SEC14 domain-containing protein produces MLEILDGFNHDTVAIKASGVVTGDDYDNRLLPAIEGRLKDHASIKLWYEFDDGFKGISVETLWDDAMLGFFHLTDFSRVVIITDSEWITTMAKAMSYMIPCPVKIFDKADSHLAEEWIAANSG; encoded by the coding sequence ATGCTAGAAATATTGGATGGCTTTAATCACGATACTGTAGCAATAAAGGCCTCGGGGGTGGTAACAGGCGATGACTATGATAATCGTCTACTGCCTGCCATTGAAGGGAGATTAAAAGATCATGCTTCAATCAAGCTTTGGTATGAATTTGATGATGGTTTCAAAGGTATCTCAGTTGAGACACTCTGGGATGATGCTATGTTAGGCTTTTTTCATTTGACTGATTTTTCCAGAGTTGTCATCATTACTGACAGTGAGTGGATAACGACTATGGCTAAAGCTATGTCGTATATGATCCCTTGCCCAGTAAAAATTTTTGATAAAGCTGATAGTCACTTAGCTGAAGAGTGGATTGCGGCTAATAGCGGCTAA
- a CDS encoding RimK/LysX family protein yields MLKKLSLCILLLSTSVVAQDKAMIGPTAVMSVADTQLSYEARMDTGAVNTSLHAFDLEVEGGSASNMKDNIGKTLHFTTENGSGERQRLSAPIVKTSTVSNSQGRETRYMVNLDIGFHGAERSVMVNLRDRSHMDYKLLIGRNWLKGKYIVDVSEKKLIGPVATISILETGLMFKTRIDTGAVENSLHAVDLKVEAGVDDMEKNVGKMLTFMTENEKGVAHKVKARIVETSLIRNAQGSEIRYMVELNIGEPGSEYKVKVNLRDRSRMSYKLLIGRNWLQGHYLVDVDR; encoded by the coding sequence ATGCTCAAGAAATTAAGTCTATGTATCTTGTTACTCTCAACATCAGTGGTTGCACAAGACAAAGCGATGATAGGGCCTACAGCAGTAATGTCTGTGGCAGATACCCAATTATCTTATGAAGCAAGAATGGATACTGGCGCTGTTAATACTTCATTACATGCATTCGATCTCGAAGTTGAGGGCGGAAGTGCCTCAAATATGAAAGATAATATAGGTAAGACACTCCATTTCACCACTGAGAATGGTTCAGGCGAACGTCAAAGGCTTTCAGCTCCAATTGTTAAGACATCGACAGTAAGTAACTCTCAAGGTCGAGAAACTCGTTACATGGTTAATCTGGATATTGGCTTTCATGGTGCTGAACGTAGCGTCATGGTCAACTTGCGTGATCGAAGCCATATGGATTACAAGTTACTGATTGGACGAAACTGGTTGAAGGGAAAGTATATCGTTGATGTATCTGAAAAAAAATTGATCGGGCCGGTAGCAACAATCAGTATTCTGGAGACCGGACTGATGTTTAAAACCCGCATTGATACAGGGGCTGTAGAGAACTCACTTCATGCCGTTGATTTAAAGGTTGAAGCTGGTGTCGATGATATGGAGAAAAATGTCGGCAAGATGCTGACCTTTATGACTGAAAATGAAAAAGGCGTTGCTCATAAAGTAAAGGCTAGAATAGTAGAAACCTCTTTGATCCGTAATGCTCAAGGGAGTGAGATTCGCTATATGGTTGAACTGAACATTGGTGAGCCAGGTTCAGAGTATAAGGTTAAAGTTAACCTTAGAGATCGTAGTAGAATGAGCTACAAACTGCTGATCGGTCGTAACTGGTTACAGGGTCACTACCTGGTTGATGTTGACCGCTAA